A region from the Capra hircus breed San Clemente chromosome 9, ASM170441v1, whole genome shotgun sequence genome encodes:
- the CCNC gene encoding cyclin-C isoform X1 — MAGNFWQSSHYLQWILDKQDLLKERQKDLKFLSEEEYWKLQIFFTNVIQALGEHLKLRQQVIATATVYFKRFYARYSLKSIDPVLMAPTCVFLASKVEEFGVVSNTRLIAAATSVLKTRFSYAFPKEFPYKMNHVLECEFYLLELMDCCLIVYHPYRPLLQYVQDMGQEDMLLPLAWRIVNDTYRTDLCLLYPPFMIALACLHVACVVQQKDARQWFAELSVDMEKILEIIRVILKLYEQWKNFDERKEMATILSKMPKPKPPPNSEGEQGPNGSQNSSYSQS, encoded by the exons ATGGCAGGGAACTTTTGGCAGAGCTCCCACTA TTTACAATGGATTTTGGATAAACAAGATCTGTTGAAGGAACGCCAAAAAGATTTAAAGTTTCTCTCGGAAGAAGAGTATTGGAAATTACAGATATTTTTTACAAATG ttATCCAAGCATTAGGTGAACATCTTAAATTAAGACAACAAGTTATTGCCACTGCTACGGTCTATTTCAAGAGATTCTATGCAAG GTATTCTCTGAAAAGTATAGATCCTGTATTAATGGCTCCTACATGTGTGTTTTTGGCATCCAAAGTAGAG GAATTTGGAGTAGTCTCAAATACAAGATTGattgctgctgctacttctgTAT tgAAAACTAGATTTTCATATGCCTTTCCAAAGGAATTTCCTTATAAGATGAACCAT GTGTTAGAATGTGAATTCTATCTTTTAGAATTAATG GATTGTTGCTTGATAGTGTATCATCCTTATAGACCTTTGCTCCAGTATGTGCAGGACATGGGCCAAGAAGACATGTTGCTTCCCCTTGCATG GAGGATAGTGAATGATACCTACAGAACGGATCTTTGCCTACTGTATCCTCCTTTCATGATAGCTTTAG CTTGCCTGCATGTAgcctgtgttgtacagcagaaagatGCCAGACAGTGGTTTGCTGAGCTTTCTGTGGATATGGAGAAG attttGGAAATAATCAGGGTTATTTTAAAGTTGTATGAGCAGTGGAAAAATTTTGATGAGAGAAAAGAGATGGCAACTATTCTTAGTAAGATGCCGAAACCAAAACCTCCTCCAAACAG TGAAGGAGAGCAGGGTCCAAATGGAAGTCAGAACTCTAGCTACAGCCAATCTTAA
- the CCNC gene encoding cyclin-C isoform X2 — protein sequence MAGNFWQSSHYLQWILDKQDLLKERQKDLKFLSEEEYWKLQIFFTNVIQALGEHLKLRQQVIATATVYFKRFYARYSLKSIDPVLMAPTCVFLASKVEEFGVVSNTRLIAAATSVLKTRFSYAFPKEFPYKMNHVLECEFYLLELMDCCLIVYHPYRPLLQYVQDMGQEDMLLPLAWRIVNDTYRTDLCLLYPPFMIALACLHVACVVQQKDARQWFAELSVDMEKILEIIRVILKLYEQWKNFDERKEMATILSKMPKPKPPPNRNSLSDSSLVAGPEAARC from the exons ATGGCAGGGAACTTTTGGCAGAGCTCCCACTA TTTACAATGGATTTTGGATAAACAAGATCTGTTGAAGGAACGCCAAAAAGATTTAAAGTTTCTCTCGGAAGAAGAGTATTGGAAATTACAGATATTTTTTACAAATG ttATCCAAGCATTAGGTGAACATCTTAAATTAAGACAACAAGTTATTGCCACTGCTACGGTCTATTTCAAGAGATTCTATGCAAG GTATTCTCTGAAAAGTATAGATCCTGTATTAATGGCTCCTACATGTGTGTTTTTGGCATCCAAAGTAGAG GAATTTGGAGTAGTCTCAAATACAAGATTGattgctgctgctacttctgTAT tgAAAACTAGATTTTCATATGCCTTTCCAAAGGAATTTCCTTATAAGATGAACCAT GTGTTAGAATGTGAATTCTATCTTTTAGAATTAATG GATTGTTGCTTGATAGTGTATCATCCTTATAGACCTTTGCTCCAGTATGTGCAGGACATGGGCCAAGAAGACATGTTGCTTCCCCTTGCATG GAGGATAGTGAATGATACCTACAGAACGGATCTTTGCCTACTGTATCCTCCTTTCATGATAGCTTTAG CTTGCCTGCATGTAgcctgtgttgtacagcagaaagatGCCAGACAGTGGTTTGCTGAGCTTTCTGTGGATATGGAGAAG attttGGAAATAATCAGGGTTATTTTAAAGTTGTATGAGCAGTGGAAAAATTTTGATGAGAGAAAAGAGATGGCAACTATTCTTAGTAAGATGCCGAAACCAAAACCTCCTCCAAACAG AAATTCCCTGAGTGATTCTTCACTAGTTGCAGGGCCTGAAGCTGCAAGATGCTGA
- the TSTD3 gene encoding thiosulfate sulfurtransferase/rhodanese-like domain-containing protein 3 isoform X2 encodes MVLQRLRPWSTCRTVFGSAETALWGLKSIKRSCLNFCTTICEDVTYKELKNLLKSKKIMLIDVREPWEIHESGKIPGSVNIPLDDVGEALQMNPKDFKEKYKEVKPSKSDSLVFSCLAGVRSKKAMVTAVSLGFNRDTVHWNHQHWTAVKSI; translated from the exons ATGGTGCTGCAGCGCCTGCGGCCCTGGAGTACTTGCCGGACGGTCTTCGGGTCTGCGGAGACTGCACTCTGGG gtTTGAAGTCAATAAAAAGAAGCTGCCTCAATTTTTGTACCACTATTTGTGAAGATGTCACTTATAAGGAACTTAAAAACCTCCTGAAGTCCAAAAAAATTATGTTAATTGATGTTAGAGAGCCATGGGAAATTCACGAGTCTGGAAAAATCCCCGGGTCTGTCAATATACCAT tGGATGATGTAGGGGAAGCTCTACAGATGAACCCAAAAGACTTCAAAGAGAAGTACAAAGAAGTAAAGCCATCCAAATCTGACAGTCTAGTGTTTTCTTGTTTAGCTGGAGTGAGAAGCAAGAAGGCTATGGTCACAGCAGTATCTCTGGGCTTTAACAG AGATACAGTCCACTGGAATCACCAGCACTGGACAGCTGTTAAGAGTATTTAG
- the TSTD3 gene encoding thiosulfate sulfurtransferase/rhodanese-like domain-containing protein 3 isoform X3, translated as MVLQRLRPWSTCRTVFGSAETALWGLKSIKRSCLNFCTTICEDVTYKELKNLLKSKKIMLIDVREPWEIHESGKIPGSVNIPLDDVGEALQMNPKDFKEKYKEVKPSKSDSLVFSCLAGVRSKKAMVTAVSLGFNSTACGILVP; from the exons ATGGTGCTGCAGCGCCTGCGGCCCTGGAGTACTTGCCGGACGGTCTTCGGGTCTGCGGAGACTGCACTCTGGG gtTTGAAGTCAATAAAAAGAAGCTGCCTCAATTTTTGTACCACTATTTGTGAAGATGTCACTTATAAGGAACTTAAAAACCTCCTGAAGTCCAAAAAAATTATGTTAATTGATGTTAGAGAGCCATGGGAAATTCACGAGTCTGGAAAAATCCCCGGGTCTGTCAATATACCAT tGGATGATGTAGGGGAAGCTCTACAGATGAACCCAAAAGACTTCAAAGAGAAGTACAAAGAAGTAAAGCCATCCAAATCTGACAGTCTAGTGTTTTCTTGTTTAGCTGGAGTGAGAAGCAAGAAGGCTATGGTCACAGCAGTATCTCTGGGCTTTAACAG TACAgcctgcgggatcttagttccctga
- the TSTD3 gene encoding thiosulfate sulfurtransferase/rhodanese-like domain-containing protein 3 isoform X1: MVLQRLRPWSTCRTVFGSAETALWGLKSIKRSCLNFCTTICEDVTYKELKNLLKSKKIMLIDVREPWEIHESGKIPGSVNIPLDDVGEALQMNPKDFKEKYKEVKPSKSDSLVFSCLAGVRSKKAMVTAVSLGFNSAQHFAGGWKEWATYELSEKKQEN; this comes from the exons ATGGTGCTGCAGCGCCTGCGGCCCTGGAGTACTTGCCGGACGGTCTTCGGGTCTGCGGAGACTGCACTCTGGG gtTTGAAGTCAATAAAAAGAAGCTGCCTCAATTTTTGTACCACTATTTGTGAAGATGTCACTTATAAGGAACTTAAAAACCTCCTGAAGTCCAAAAAAATTATGTTAATTGATGTTAGAGAGCCATGGGAAATTCACGAGTCTGGAAAAATCCCCGGGTCTGTCAATATACCAT tGGATGATGTAGGGGAAGCTCTACAGATGAACCCAAAAGACTTCAAAGAGAAGTACAAAGAAGTAAAGCCATCCAAATCTGACAGTCTAGTGTTTTCTTGTTTAGCTGGAGTGAGAAGCAAGAAGGCTATGGTCACAGCAGTATCTCTGGGCTTTAACAG TGCTCAACACTTTGCTGGAGGATGGAAGGAATGGGCAACCTATGAACTTtcagagaagaaacaagaaaattga